From the genome of Gammaproteobacteria bacterium, one region includes:
- the lptC gene encoding LPS export ABC transporter periplasmic protein LptC: MSLPRNAGVLLFVVLAALSSWWLYQQTREGLAPRDGSQRHDPDAFVEEVDLSTLDATGWLQHRLWAERMEHFPDDDSTALTHPYLELYRPGEPPWRIRAKTGWLSAGGAEVRLAGAVEILRAAAPGVRPAELYTERLTAFPDRDYAETDAAVTYRSVGLEVKAVGMRAYLDQGRVELLSRVRAVHQPQGSR; encoded by the coding sequence TTGAGTCTGCCGCGCAACGCCGGGGTGCTGCTATTCGTCGTGCTGGCGGCGTTGTCGAGTTGGTGGCTCTATCAGCAGACCCGGGAGGGCCTTGCGCCGCGGGACGGCAGCCAGCGCCATGACCCGGATGCCTTCGTCGAAGAGGTCGACCTGTCCACGCTGGACGCGACTGGATGGTTGCAGCACCGGTTATGGGCCGAGCGCATGGAGCACTTCCCCGACGACGACAGCACCGCATTGACCCACCCCTACCTGGAGCTGTACCGTCCCGGCGAGCCACCCTGGCGCATCCGCGCCAAGACCGGCTGGCTCAGCGCCGGCGGCGCCGAGGTGCGGCTCGCCGGCGCCGTCGAAATCCTGCGTGCCGCCGCGCCGGGCGTGCGGCCGGCAGAACTCTACACCGAGCGGCTGACCGCCTTCCCCGACCGCGACTATGCCGAGACCGACGCCGCCGTGACCTACCGCAGCGTCGGCCTGGAGGTCAAAGCCGTCGGCATGCGTGCCTATCTGGATCAGGGGCGGGTAGAATTACTGTCGCGCGTGCGCGCCGTCCATCAACCGCAAGGATCCCGTTAA